The Dethiosulfovibrio peptidovorans DSM 11002 nucleotide sequence TCACAGCTGCCTCGAAGGTCGACAGAAGCAGGTCGACTATCTGTATCCTGTCGGCGGTCAGCTTGTGATATTCCCCTCCGAAAAAAACCTCGACGCTCATCTGAGCCTGTCCGGACCGTCTGAGATCCAGGTTGGTCAGTATATGCTGTAGCCTGCGAAGGAGGTGCTCGTCCTGATAGGGCTTGGTAAGAAAGTTGTCCGCTCCACATTGAAGACCCTTTATGACGTCCCCCGGATCGGATAGGGAGGTCAGTATCACCACCGGGATATCCTTAAGCTCCGGATCGTCCTTGATCTTCCGGCACATCTCGTAGCCGTCCATCTCCGGCATCATGACGTCGGTTATAACCACGGTAGGCTTCACCTTGCCTGCCATCTCCAGCCCCAAAGCTCCGTTACGGGCCACTGTAACCTCGTAACCATGAGATCTGAGCAACCTCTCGAGCCTTTTCGCTTGAGTTAAACTGTCCTCGACGATCTGGATCACGGGAACAGATTCGCTAAAAGTCATGAAAATATTCATCCTTTCCTGGCACAGAGAGATAGGGCCTTCCCGATCTCCTCGGGAGACAGCACATTGTCGGCGGCGGATAGCCTGACCGCCTCTCCGGGCATACCCCATATCACCGAGCTCTCCCTGTCTTGAGCGAAAGTGATGGCTCCGTCGTCCTTAAGATCTCTGAGTTCCCGGGCTCCGTCCATCCCCATCCCGGATAAGATCACACCGGCCGAAACGGACCGCAGAGACAAAGGAATAGATCTAAACAAAACGGAGACCGACGGCCTTACTCCGTGTTCGGAAGGTCCGTCGGATAGGTGGATTTCCCTGTCGGAGACCTCCATATGACGCCCTTCCGGAGCCAGGTATACCGTTCCGGGAGACGGCCTCTCCCCGATATTCGCTACCTTTACCTTCAAGTCGGTACAACTGGATAGCCACTGGGACATCCCCTCCAGGAAACCGGAGGCTATATGCTGCACCACGAAAACCGGGGCGGGAAAATCCCCTGGCATGACCGACAGCATCCCGGCCAAAGCCTGAGGTCCTCCTGTGGAGGCCCCTACTACCACCGCCTTTATGGATTTACAATCCACCTCGCCGAATCTATCGATACGGCATGAAAGAGGTTTTCCTACGGAGGCAAGAGAGGCGTCTTTTATAGTCCTGCGAAGCTGCTCTCCGTAGTCCTCGAAACCTCCGGGCCGATGGGACGGCTTGGGCAGAACCGCCACCGCTCCGGCCTCTATGGCCCTGAAGGTCTTTTCCACATCGTCCGGCTCTAGACAGGAGCTGACCACCACCACAGGCACCGGTTTCTCCTCCATTATCCTCTTGGTAGCCTGAAAACCCTCCATCACCGGCATCTGTATATCCATGGTTACCACGTCCACAGGGTGAGAGAGGACGAAACTCAGTGCCTGCTCACCGTTTTCGCACTGACCAGCCACCTCTATATCGGGATCCTTGACCAGCAACCGGCAGATCAGCTTTCTGAGGACTATCGAATCGTCCACCACTAAGACCCTTATCATAGGAACATCTCCTTAGAGCAACCGCCTCATGACATCCAACAACTTCGTCTGGTCGAAACTGCTCTTGACTATATAGGCGTCGGCTCCCGCCTCCACCCCTCTCTCTCTGTCCTTCCGGCTGTCCAAAGAGGTCACCAGCACCACGGGGACCTCCCCTTTCGACCCATGCGACCGTATAGCCCTGGTCAGCTCGAAACCGTTCATCCCGGGCATCTCCACGTCCGAAACCACTATATCGAAAGATTCCCTTGAGAATAGATCAAAACCCTCTCTGCCGTCTACCGCAGTTTGTACCATGTATCCCGAGGCGGTCAGTATATTCTTCAGCAAGGTTCTAGAGGTTATGGAATCCTCCACGAGCAGCACAGAAGTAGGTTTCTCCTTGGGCTCGACGGTGGTCGCGACGGTGGATTTCCTCTCGGAGGCCCTCTGAATGAGGTCTTTGACCCTCAAAACAGGAGCCACCTTTCCCGACCCCATCACGGTGGCGCCGGAGACAAAGGGAACCTTTACCAGCTGAGGACCCAGTCCCTTGAGAAGGATCTCCTGCTCCCCCACGACGGCCCCTACGGCAAAGGCAAAGGACACACCTGTACCGGAGGAGACCACCACGACAGGGAAGGCCTGGTTTTTATCGTTATCGTCCTTACCGTTTCCGGAAAGATCCAAAACCGCCCCTAATCTGGCCAGAGGATAGGTCGTCCCGTCGACGTCAACAGCTTCCCTCCCCTCGAGACTCCGAACCGAATCGGATCCGACCCTGGTCACCTTCACCACCTGAGAGGTGGGGAGCACGAAGAACCTTCCCCACTCCTCCACTACAACCCCTCTGAAGGTCGCCATAGAAAGAGGAAGCTTGATTCTGAAGGAAGTTCCCTCGCCTGACTGGGACGAAAGGGATATGCTCCCTCCCAATAGCTCCACGTTCTCCCTGACTATAGACATCCCCAGTCCCCGTCCGGATACGTCGGTGATAAGCTTGCTGGTCGAAAAACCGGAACGGAATATCAGATCCAGAACCTCGCCGTCCTCCATGGACAGAACCTGATCCTGGGAAATCAGACCGGAGATCACCGCTTTTTCCGCTATCCTATCCCGGTCCAGACCTCTACCGTCGTCGGACAGCACTATCTCGATCTGACCGCCATAGGTATAGGAAAAGGAAAGAGTCAGAGAAGCCATGGGGTTCTTGTTCGAGGCGACTCTCTCGTCGTGGTTCTCTATGCCGTGATCCAGGGCGTTCCTTATCAGATGGATGAGGGGATCCTTCATGCCCTCGAGAATCCTCTTGTCCACCTCTACGTCCCCGCCGGTCATCCGGAAATCGACGTCCTTTCCCATGTTTCTGGACAGATCCCTTACCATCTTGGGGAAAGACTGGAGAAGGGTAGAGGACGGCAGCATCACCACCGCCTTGGCATCGCTCAGAAGACGATCCAGAAGCACCCTGGCCGATCTTTCGTCCATGGAGAGAGCCTTTATGGTTTTTCTTATCTCGCCCTCCACTGCGTAAAAGAACGACCTCAGGGCCTCCATGTCCTCCTGGTGCAGGGCCTTCTTGCAATCCTCCACCAAAGACAGCAGCTCCAGCCCCTCCTTTATCCTCTGGTCCATCGCTAGGTTGACCGAGATCATCTCCTCCGCCTGGAGAAGCAGCGAATCCACCTTCGACGACTTAACCCTCACTGTGTCCCCTATCGTTCCCTTCGGCTGCTCCTCCGACGGAGGCGAAGCCTTCTCCTCCGTCGGCATGGGAGAATCTATCTCTTTGGGAGAACCGCCCTTCAGATCGTCCATGGACTTGGCAAGAGCCCTGGCCTCCCGGTCGTCCCCGTCGGGATCCTCTATCAGGACGGATAGACAGTCCACTGACTTCTGAAGTAGATCGTAGTCCTTTTTTTCCAGAAAGAGGCTTCCTTCCTTGACCCTGGAGAAAACCCCCTCCATAGACT carries:
- the cheB gene encoding chemotaxis-specific protein-glutamate methyltransferase CheB, translating into MIRVLVVDDSIVLRKLICRLLVKDPDIEVAGQCENGEQALSFVLSHPVDVVTMDIQMPVMEGFQATKRIMEEKPVPVVVVSSCLEPDDVEKTFRAIEAGAVAVLPKPSHRPGGFEDYGEQLRRTIKDASLASVGKPLSCRIDRFGEVDCKSIKAVVVGASTGGPQALAGMLSVMPGDFPAPVFVVQHIASGFLEGMSQWLSSCTDLKVKVANIGERPSPGTVYLAPEGRHMEVSDREIHLSDGPSEHGVRPSVSVLFRSIPLSLRSVSAGVILSGMGMDGARELRDLKDDGAITFAQDRESSVIWGMPGEAVRLSAADNVLSPEEIGKALSLCARKG
- a CDS encoding hybrid sensor histidine kinase/response regulator is translated as MNPSDLEFLQELRQDFLLEAQEHIQTITSGLLDLERSEVPGEKVVESVYRAAHSLKGAAHAVEMSKVASLCQSMEGVFSRVKEGSLFLEKKDYDLLQKSVDCLSVLIEDPDGDDREARALAKSMDDLKGGSPKEIDSPMPTEEKASPPSEEQPKGTIGDTVRVKSSKVDSLLLQAEEMISVNLAMDQRIKEGLELLSLVEDCKKALHQEDMEALRSFFYAVEGEIRKTIKALSMDERSARVLLDRLLSDAKAVVMLPSSTLLQSFPKMVRDLSRNMGKDVDFRMTGGDVEVDKRILEGMKDPLIHLIRNALDHGIENHDERVASNKNPMASLTLSFSYTYGGQIEIVLSDDGRGLDRDRIAEKAVISGLISQDQVLSMEDGEVLDLIFRSGFSTSKLITDVSGRGLGMSIVRENVELLGGSISLSSQSGEGTSFRIKLPLSMATFRGVVVEEWGRFFVLPTSQVVKVTRVGSDSVRSLEGREAVDVDGTTYPLARLGAVLDLSGNGKDDNDKNQAFPVVVVSSGTGVSFAFAVGAVVGEQEILLKGLGPQLVKVPFVSGATVMGSGKVAPVLRVKDLIQRASERKSTVATTVEPKEKPTSVLLVEDSITSRTLLKNILTASGYMVQTAVDGREGFDLFSRESFDIVVSDVEMPGMNGFELTRAIRSHGSKGEVPVVLVTSLDSRKDRERGVEAGADAYIVKSSFDQTKLLDVMRRLL